Proteins from one Ahaetulla prasina isolate Xishuangbanna chromosome 2, ASM2864084v1, whole genome shotgun sequence genomic window:
- the HYAL1 gene encoding hyaluronidase-1: protein MEMRMEYLTLWFCLLNVFLMVWNHNMTEGSPAILGHPFISVWNAPTQICQEKYRISLDLSIFDLIVNPNDSFIGKDITLFYSNKFGYYPYYTKDGVAINGGLPQNASLKAHLQKIERDINNTILDVGFKGLAVVDWECWRPLWIRNWDSMKIYRYKSIKLVKEQHPDWPADKVIKVAQLEFQQSALAFMKQTLARSETLRPKGFWGFYGFPNCYNNQYQDANYTGECPAIEKQRNNKLYWLWNQSQALYPSIYLPQILRLTHKTLEFSRHRIQEAFRVVKWTQNDIPVLPYTTIVYDFTHDFLTQEDLVHTIGESASQGAAGVILWGSTNFSKSQEACLEVKEYVDTLLGPYIMNVTSSAKLCSKILCSKNGRCVRQKNHQEAFLHLNSASFTIKKHHVAPGFILIGQMSMKDQIKMAQEFTCQCYDGWKGLHCERKSIHNEVFSPHFHDI from the exons ATGGAGATGCGCATGGAATACTTGACTTTGTGGTTCTGCTTACTAAATGTATTTCTAATGGTTTGGAACCATAACATGACTGAAGGATCCCCAGCAATATTGGGCCACCCATTCATCTCAGTCTGGAATGCACCAACTCAAATATGCCAAGAAAAATACAGAATATCCCTTGACTTGAGTATTTTTGATCTAATCGTCAACCCGAATGACTCATTTATAGGGAAAGACATTACTCTCTTCTATAGTAATAAATTTGGATACTATCCATATTACACGAAGGATGGAGTTGCCATCAATGGCGGTCTCCCTCAAAATGCTAGTCTAAAAGCTCATCTCCAGAAGATTGAACGAGacattaataatactattttggATGTTGGCTTCAAAGGTCTGGCAGTTGTGGACTGGGAATGCTGGCGTCCCTTGTGGATTCGGAACTGGGATTCTATGAAAATCTATCGATATAAATCCATAAAGTTAGTTAAGGAGCAGCATCCTGATTGGCCTGCAGACAAAGTGATCAAAGTGGCCCAGTTAGAATTTCAGCAATCTGCTTTGGCATTTATGAAGCAGACATTGGCCCGTAGTGAAACCCTGAGACCGAAGGGCTTCTGGGGCTTTTATGGTTTCCCCAATTGCTATAACAATCAGTACCAAGATGCCAATTATACTGGAGAATGTCCAGCGATTGAGAAACAGAGGAACAACAAATTGTACTGGCTCTGGAACCAAAGCCAGGCTCTCTATCCCAGCATTTACCTCCCCCAAATTCTCAGACTGACTCACAAAACTCTTGAATTTTCTCGTCATCGAATCCAGGAGGCCTTCAGGGTTGTGAAGTGGACACAGAATGATATCCCTGTCTTACCCTATACTACCATTGTATATGATTTTACTCATGACTTCCTCACACAG GAAGACCTGGTCCACACCATTGGTGAGAGTGCTTCTCAAGGTGCTGCTGGAGTTATCTTGTGGGGTAGTACAAATTTCAGTAAATCTCAG GAAGCTTGCCTTGAAGTGAAGGAGTATGTGGACACACTCCTTGGCCCATACATTATGAATGTGACCAGTAGTGCTAAGCTTTGTAGTAAAATACTCTGCTCAAAGAATGGCCGCTGTGTGCGGCAGAAGAATCACCAGGAAGCCTTCCTGCATCTCAATTCTGCCAGCTTCACTATTAAGAAGCATCATGTTGCCCCTGGCTTTATTCTGATTGGCCAGATGTCAATGAAAGATCAAATCAAGATGGCCCAAGAATTCACATGTCAATGCTACGATGGCTGGAAAGGATTGCATTGTGAGAGGAAGTCAATCCACAATGAGGTATTCAGTCCTCACTTTCATGACATATAA